The sequence GACCTCTGGCAATGGCAAGCATCTGCTGTTCGCCTCCGCTTAAGGTTTCCGCCTTCTGATTTTCCCTTTCTTTAAGGCGGGGAAATATTTCATAGACCTCATTCAGTGTTTTTTCTATCTGCTCCTCCGAATTTACGGTAAATGCCCCTAAAAGGAGATTATCTCTAATAGACATCTTCCCGAATACATGTCTTCCTTCCGGAACATGGGCAATACCTTTTTCGACTATAGTGTGGGCAGGTATATTATCGATTCTTTCCCCCAGAAACTCGATTTCCCCTGCCATAGGTTTTAACAGACCGGAGATGGTTTTCAAGATAGTAGTCTTACCGGCTCCATTAGATCCAACTATTGAGACCAGTTCACCCTCTTTAACCTCAAAGGAAACATCAAAGATAACAGGGACATTGTCATAACCTACTTTAAGATTTTTTACTTTTAGCATGATACCTCTCCCCTAAATAAGCTTTTATTACCTCTTCGTTGTTGACAACCTCTTCCGGTCTACCTTCAGCGATCTTTCTGCCGGCATTCAGGACTACAACCCTGTCGGATATGGGCATAATAGCCTCCATTATGTGTTCCACGATAACCAGGGTGATGCCCTCTTTTTTTAATTGCAGACATAATTCCATTGCTTCCTTTATTTCCGTTTGATTCAAACCGGCCATAGCCTCATCCAGCATAATCATTTTCGGTTTCGTTGCCAGGGCCCGGGCAATTTCCAGGCGTTTTTTATCTGCTATGGTTAAACTGGCAGCAAGAACGTCCTTTTTTTCGGAAAGATGGGTTAATTCCATAACCCCTTCCGCAATTTCTTCCGCCTTTTTCCTGCTGGCTGTATGAAGGAAAGCCCCAGTCATTATATTCTCCTGTACGGTCATCCCCTTCAGCGGTTTTACTATCTGAAAGGTTCGCGTTAACCCTAACTGGCATATTTTATAAGGCTTTAAACCGGTTATATCATGACACCGGAAGGTTACCTTCCCGGAAGAGGGTTTATAGAATCCTGTTATGCAGTTAAACAGAGTAGTCTTCCCCGCCCCGTTGGGGCCTATAAGGCTTACAATTTCTCCCTCGTTTACATAAAAATCTACATTATCATTGGCAACAAGACTGCCGAACTTCATAGTAATACCATTAACCGCAAGCATCGGATTTTCCATAATCGACAACCCCCTTCCCTCTGCTTCTCCTTCTCACCTTCTCAAAAAACCCTACTATCCCGTTAGGCTGGTAGCATGCTACAATTACTACTAATAGACCGAAGATTATCAGATCTACACCCTTGCCGGTACCCCCTAAGTTTATCCTGGTATATTCGGAAAGGGGAATCAGGACCGCCGCTCCGATAATAGGCCCGTATAAAGAGCCGAGGCCGCCGAGAACCGTTAATAGAACTATTTTCATCGATACCGGAAGTGCAAATACCATAAATGGGTCTATATAAAGGAAATACTGGGCATAGAAGGTCCCGAACAACGCCGTTAAGAAGGCACTTGCCATCATGGCATAGAGTTTATACCGGGTTGTGTTTATCCCAATGGATTCTGCAGCCTCGTGGCTTTCCCTAATAGCCTTCAGGTAAAATCCCATCTTTGAATTTTCTATCCAGTACGCGATAACCAGAACTAATCCGAACATTATATAAACTATATAAAAGTAAGGGAGTTTATTTAACGGGTGAAACTGGAAATTTAGCAGGCTTTCATCCATTATGGGCAGAGAAATGCCCGTCGCTCCTTCAACATATTCCCAGCTTACAAAGATCTGCTGGATAATTTCGGCTATGGCAAGGGTAGCAATGGCGAAATAATGCCCTTTGAGTTTAAAGCAGGGATAGCTGACAGCAGCAGCCACGATAGCAGCTATAATTCCCCCCAGGAACATCCCTATCCAGGGGTTAACACCGTATCGATACAAAAGGACCGTAGATGTATATGCACCTATTCCAAAAAAGGCAGCATGCCCGAATGAAGTTTGACCTGTAAAACCTGTTATTATATTCCATGCTTCGCCGAGGGAGGCAAAAACTACGAACAGGATCAAAATGTTGTGGAAGTTGATATTCCTTACAGCCAGGGGGAGGATTCCGATTAAAACAAATATGCCGAGTAATATCTTCTTTTGGTTGAGATGTTTTAATCTGTCCATGATTACCACCCGAATAATCCTTTCGGTCTAACCTGAATTACTATTAAATAAATC is a genomic window of Koleobacter methoxysyntrophicus containing:
- a CDS encoding ABC transporter ATP-binding protein, producing the protein MLKVKNLKVGYDNVPVIFDVSFEVKEGELVSIVGSNGAGKTTILKTISGLLKPMAGEIEFLGERIDNIPAHTIVEKGIAHVPEGRHVFGKMSIRDNLLLGAFTVNSEEQIEKTLNEVYEIFPRLKERENQKAETLSGGEQQMLAIARGLMSRPKLLMVDEMSLGLMPILVDRVMDILKEISRRGMTVLMVEQKVQEALEMADRGYILQTGRIVASGTGEELLNSEMVKKAYMGM
- a CDS encoding ABC transporter ATP-binding protein produces the protein MENPMLAVNGITMKFGSLVANDNVDFYVNEGEIVSLIGPNGAGKTTLFNCITGFYKPSSGKVTFRCHDITGLKPYKICQLGLTRTFQIVKPLKGMTVQENIMTGAFLHTASRKKAEEIAEGVMELTHLSEKKDVLAASLTIADKKRLEIARALATKPKMIMLDEAMAGLNQTEIKEAMELCLQLKKEGITLVIVEHIMEAIMPISDRVVVLNAGRKIAEGRPEEVVNNEEVIKAYLGERYHAKSKKS
- a CDS encoding branched-chain amino acid ABC transporter permease, encoding MDRLKHLNQKKILLGIFVLIGILPLAVRNINFHNILILFVVFASLGEAWNIITGFTGQTSFGHAAFFGIGAYTSTVLLYRYGVNPWIGMFLGGIIAAIVAAAVSYPCFKLKGHYFAIATLAIAEIIQQIFVSWEYVEGATGISLPIMDESLLNFQFHPLNKLPYFYIVYIMFGLVLVIAYWIENSKMGFYLKAIRESHEAAESIGINTTRYKLYAMMASAFLTALFGTFYAQYFLYIDPFMVFALPVSMKIVLLTVLGGLGSLYGPIIGAAVLIPLSEYTRINLGGTGKGVDLIIFGLLVVIVACYQPNGIVGFFEKVRRRSRGKGVVDYGKSDACG